The candidate division KSB1 bacterium genome has a window encoding:
- a CDS encoding response regulator: MSNQTKDRILIVEDDSEFRRSLKRILQKAGYHVSSASNGSQASEMLNKRVYPLILLDLHMQGKSGLELLHEVKEKTPESKVIMITVDGSADNYSEAMSAGAFAVLQKPLKMKKLLTYASMALNNNLN; encoded by the coding sequence ATGTCAAATCAAACTAAAGATAGAATTCTTATCGTGGAAGATGATTCTGAATTTAGGCGCTCATTAAAAAGAATTTTGCAGAAGGCTGGTTATCATGTTAGCTCAGCTTCAAATGGCAGCCAGGCAAGCGAAATGCTTAACAAGCGAGTGTATCCTCTTATTCTATTGGATCTGCACATGCAGGGCAAATCGGGACTGGAATTGTTGCACGAAGTAAAAGAGAAAACGCCGGAATCAAAAGTTATCATGATTACGGTTGATGGCTCTGCGGACAATTACTCAGAAGCGATGAGTGCTGGCGCATTCGCTGTTCTGCAGAAGCCGCTCAAAATGAAGAAGCTTCTTACATATGCAAGTATGGCCCTAAACAACAATCTTAATTAA
- a CDS encoding YceI family protein translates to MKSFKNTCLILVLVIIQVYLVKAQDAPQYKYIISSESKLWFEGTSTLHGYKCVAKEITGSFIMKEMISDSTTIRFSNAAIAGILQIPVLSIDSGKGKMDKKMRKLLKADDHPEIIFELTSLELTASPEAGKDQVQLKTMGNVKVAGVEKTIALEVIGNLEPNGTIRFTGSKKLLMTDFNIKPPTMFFGRLKTGNEITVYFEIALIPSIQISLN, encoded by the coding sequence ATGAAATCGTTCAAAAATACTTGTTTAATTCTTGTGCTGGTCATCATTCAAGTTTATCTAGTTAAAGCTCAAGATGCTCCCCAGTATAAATACATAATCAGTTCAGAGAGCAAACTGTGGTTTGAAGGTACTTCAACTCTACATGGCTATAAATGTGTAGCGAAGGAAATAACCGGCTCTTTTATTATGAAAGAGATGATTTCAGATTCAACCACAATAAGATTTAGCAATGCAGCAATTGCGGGTATCCTTCAAATACCTGTTTTGAGTATCGATAGCGGCAAAGGGAAGATGGACAAAAAGATGCGCAAATTATTGAAAGCTGACGACCATCCGGAAATTATCTTCGAACTAACAAGTTTAGAATTGACTGCTTCTCCAGAAGCTGGGAAGGATCAGGTACAGCTTAAGACCATGGGAAATGTGAAAGTTGCAGGTGTGGAGAAGACAATTGCTTTAGAGGTAATAGGAAATCTCGAACCGAATGGTACTATTCGATTCACAGGCAGCAAAAAATTGCTAATGACTGATTTCAATATAAAGCCGCCAACCATGTTTTTCGGTAGGCTTAAGACGGGTAATGAAATCACAGTTTATTTTGAAATCGCATTAATTCCAAGTATTCAAATAAGCCTAAATTAG
- a CDS encoding sigma-54-dependent Fis family transcriptional regulator: MQPKSILVVDDEVSVRTSLEKVLSKEGYITKTAGSGNDAIKILSKVTVDIVLSDLKMPDGDGLELLRAVKKKTPNTEVILLTGYGTVETAVEAMKEGAYDFITKPFKKAVILSTIERAIERQNLRQENTYLKAQLGKGKAYDEIIGKSQALQDVLVMVERVAPLITTVLITGASGTGKELIAQAIHKKSPFADKRFVPINCGAIPENLIESELFGHVRGAFTGALRDKKGLFKVAEGGTIFLDEIVSVPLNLQVKLLRAIDQKEILPVGSTNPEVIDVRIVAATNKNLATEVEKGNFREDLYYRLNVVGINIPPLRERVEDIPELINHFIKIYNSQLGKQITVVDEKTLKTLMDYPWKGNVRELENAVERAMIFCDSNILTMQHFTQLSSEIASLQKLNGDLKSSVRTIEQESILKALQAAGNDKSKAAEILGLSLSSLYRKMSELQIELKN, from the coding sequence ATGCAGCCTAAATCGATATTAGTTGTTGATGATGAAGTAAGCGTTAGAACTTCGTTGGAAAAAGTTTTAAGCAAAGAAGGATATATCACTAAGACGGCTGGCTCGGGAAACGATGCAATAAAGATCCTCTCTAAAGTTACGGTGGATATTGTTTTGTCGGATCTGAAAATGCCTGATGGGGACGGTCTGGAGCTTTTACGTGCAGTTAAAAAGAAGACACCAAACACAGAAGTGATTTTACTTACCGGGTACGGTACAGTAGAGACTGCAGTCGAAGCGATGAAAGAAGGCGCCTATGATTTCATCACCAAGCCTTTCAAAAAAGCAGTGATCTTGAGTACGATTGAACGGGCTATTGAGAGGCAGAATTTAAGGCAAGAAAATACCTACCTCAAAGCGCAACTTGGAAAGGGTAAAGCCTATGATGAAATCATTGGTAAAAGTCAGGCCCTGCAAGATGTGCTGGTAATGGTTGAACGAGTAGCACCCCTAATAACAACAGTTTTGATAACCGGCGCAAGCGGCACCGGCAAAGAATTGATCGCGCAGGCAATTCACAAAAAAAGTCCGTTTGCCGACAAAAGATTCGTTCCAATCAATTGCGGCGCGATTCCCGAGAATCTCATTGAAAGTGAACTGTTCGGACATGTCAGAGGCGCGTTTACCGGGGCGTTGCGCGACAAAAAGGGTTTGTTCAAAGTAGCAGAAGGCGGGACGATTTTCTTGGATGAAATCGTTAGCGTGCCGTTAAATCTGCAAGTTAAACTCTTGCGAGCTATCGACCAGAAAGAGATACTGCCCGTCGGTAGCACTAATCCTGAAGTCATCGATGTGCGCATCGTGGCCGCCACAAACAAGAATTTAGCCACCGAAGTCGAGAAAGGTAACTTTCGAGAAGATCTTTATTACCGCTTGAATGTAGTGGGAATCAACATCCCCCCATTGAGGGAACGAGTCGAGGATATTCCTGAGCTGATTAATCATTTTATAAAAATATATAATTCACAACTTGGCAAGCAAATTACTGTAGTAGATGAAAAAACATTAAAAACATTAATGGACTATCCATGGAAAGGCAATGTCCGCGAATTAGAGAATGCTGTTGAACGGGCGATGATCTTCTGTGATTCCAACATCTTGACCATGCAGCACTTCACGCAACTTTCCTCAGAAATTGCCTCCTTACAAAAATTAAACGGTGATCTAAAGTCCTCTGTTCGAACAATCGAACAAGAAAGCATTTTAAAAGCGCTGCAAGCAGCCGGAAACGATAAAAGCAAAGCCGCAGAGATTTTAGGATTAAGCTTATCTTCACTTTATCGCAAAATGTCTGAACTCCAGATAGAATTGAAAAATTAA
- a CDS encoding YceI family protein yields the protein MNSHQVNRILLRALIGALSLINGLSAQTISLGPYETLPGSRLWMDGKTNINKFSCETELLTGYAYFGSEDIFLPVNNFQNVETNTSLYFFIPIRSFDCRNDRMNKDMYNALKENQYPIIEYELTKSELIEAPNSEGVWYSINTIGNLTLAGTTKRIEMDVKVRPLSNNTFQITGFISISMRDFNIKPPTAFFGLIKAKPELSISFDIYAEAKQTAGTINHFNIAGNQLESSNQILSQVLESKCFDKLNE from the coding sequence ATGAACTCACATCAAGTCAATCGAATACTGCTAAGAGCGTTAATTGGCGCATTGTCACTCATAAATGGACTTTCGGCGCAGACCATAAGCTTAGGACCTTACGAAACACTGCCAGGAAGCCGGCTTTGGATGGATGGAAAAACAAACATTAACAAGTTCAGTTGCGAGACAGAATTATTAACCGGATATGCCTACTTTGGATCCGAAGATATTTTTTTGCCAGTGAACAATTTCCAAAATGTTGAAACCAACACTTCACTTTATTTCTTTATCCCGATTCGGAGTTTCGATTGCAGAAACGATAGGATGAACAAGGATATGTACAATGCACTTAAAGAAAATCAATACCCAATCATTGAATATGAATTGACGAAATCGGAATTGATTGAAGCGCCCAACTCCGAAGGGGTTTGGTATTCGATAAATACGATCGGAAACTTGACACTTGCAGGAACGACGAAAAGAATTGAAATGGATGTCAAAGTACGGCCTCTTTCCAATAATACTTTTCAGATTACTGGCTTTATCTCTATTTCCATGCGTGATTTTAATATTAAGCCACCGACAGCTTTTTTCGGGTTGATAAAAGCAAAACCTGAATTATCAATATCCTTCGATATTTACGCTGAGGCCAAACAAACAGCAGGAACAATTAATCATTTTAACATTGCAGGGAATCAGTTGGAAAGTTCGAATCAGATTTTAAGTCAAGTTTTGGAATCAAAATGCTTCGATAAACTAAATGAATAA